AGACCGCTCGTCGAACTCACCCTCTTCATCACCATTTATGGTCTGCTCACGCTATACCTGCCATCAAACGGACTTTTACCGTGAAAACTGTTATTTCCCTCGCCGGCCGTTACATCGTTACCCTTTTTCTGGTCACCGCATCGGCCTTTGTGGCGTTCAAGGCCTGGAGCCATTATGACAAAACACTCTGGACCCGGGACGCCCGCGTTGGTGTTGATGTCGTGCAGATCGCCCCGGAAGTTTCCGGTACAATCCATTCCGTTTTCGTTGCGGACAACCAATATGTAAAACAGGGCGACGTTCTATATCAGATCGAGCCAGAACGCCTTGAACTGGCTGTAGCCCTGGCCAAAGCAGATGTGGAAGCAAAACAACAAGATATGATTGTCCGGCAGGCAACCGCCCGGCGCCAACGCCAATTAAAGGATTTCGCATCCCGGGAAGCCATCCAGCAATCAAATGGTGCCGCAGCAGTTGCCTCCGCGGCCTATCAATCGGCACTGGCCTCTCTTGATCTGGCCAAGCTCAACCTTGCCCGCTCGACAATCCGTTCAACCGTTGACGGCTATGTAACCAATCTCAAGCTCCGCCCAGGCGATTATGCGACGGCAGGTATAACAAAAATTTCTGTCATCGATGCCTCCAGCTTCTGGGTAACCGGTTATTTTGAAGAAACGAAAATAGGCCGGATTAATATTGGCGCGCCCATATCGATCCAACTGATGGGTTTTGACCAACCGGCATTTGGGCATGTTGAAAGCATTGGCCGTGGCATAGAAAATATCAATGACACTCCGGGGCATCTCGGCCTTCCCAATGTCGCTACAACATTTTCCTGGGTTCGTCTTGCCCAACGGATCCCCGTTCGCATCAAAATTGACAAAATCCCTGCCAGCATAGAACTGGTAGCAGGCATGACCGCAACTGTCGAAGTCATGGGTCAAGACAGAACTACAAACACCGACAGCAAAGCATCATCTGCATTCCCCGATTTTTACGGCCTATATCACCTCAAACATAGCGAACACTGATACAACCAAGCTCCCCAGCGAACCAACCGGCAATAAATTGCCGGTTGGTTCGCAAATTCCTGTTTGGTTTACCGTCCACTCATTCGCCATCTGCATCATGTTTAACATACGCAATGCGCCAAAAGACGGGACATAGTCTTAAGATTTCAATTCCCCCGACGACGCTTACCTGGCCAAAACCCATTCCGTCAGGCACTGACAGACAGGACCTGACGGTAAAAAACGACAGCGAAAAAACTTCAAAGCTGCACAAGAAAATCAACCGCCCGGCCATGGCCGGCCACTGCGATTTTCATGTCAGCTCCTCCGTTTTGGCGTTTCAGGCTTGCGCATTCAACGCGGCGCAGCAGCGCGTTAAAATGTCGAGATATCCCGTCACATCCCAGGCGGACCGGCCAATGAACAGGCCATCGATATGCGGGCAGGTCACCAGCTCCGCACAGTTGCCCAGGTTAACCGACCCGCCATAAAGGCAGGGCACGCGCCGACCAAGAACCTCCTGTGCGACGGCAATGATTTCAGCCTGCCGAGCATCGGCATAATCCGCCGTGGCGGGAATACCGTTTTCGCCAATCGCCCATACCGGTTCGTATGCCAGCCAGATTTCAGCCTGCTTTTGCGGATCGCTTAATTTTGCAAGGGCACCGCGCACCTGGTGTGCCAATATCTCGGCGGCCCGGCCTTGTTCGTGGTCCTGCAGGGTTTCACCAATGCAAATCAGCGGGATCAACCCGTGGCGGACGGCGGCTTCGGTTTTCAAACCAACGGCTTCGTCTGTTTCGCCAAAATGTTCACGCCGTTCCGAATGGCCAAGTTCAACAATATCAAGACCACAATCCACCAGCATCGGCGCGGAAATTTCGCCGGTCCATGCGCCCTGGTCCGCCCAGTGCATATTCTGTGCACCGACCAGAACCGGGCTATCGCTCAGGGCATCCTTGACCTGCCGTGCCGCGGTAAAGGGCGGAATCACAAAACTTTGAATGCGCTCAGACAGGTCTGCCTTCGCAATCCCTTCGGCCCAGGCAAGCGCCTCGGCCAATGTCTTGTTCATTTTCCAACTGGTGCCGATCAGAACTTCAGGCATCAAAATGTCCTTCGCAACCGTTTGACCACAACCTGAAACAGCAACTCCAGCTTCAGAAGCTCGTCACTTATAATCGTAACATATTGAGAAAAAATATAAAAAATACGTCATTTTATTTTTGACACCTTTACCTTGACAAAAGTCAGTCATTCTGTGAATTTTCATTTGTCAGACACATACTAACAAATGTCAGACCAAATGAGACTCATAAAAAGAAGAGTCGAGATGGGAGGAAAATATGAGTCAACCTTTGCTCGAAGCCGAAGGCTTCCAAAAAGCGTTTAATGGCGTCCCTGCGCTTAAAGACGGGCGGTTTTGCTTGAAAGCCGGATCAGTTCACGCACTTTGCGGCGGCAACGGAGCTGGAAAATCCACCTTTCTTAAAATTCTAATGGGGATCTACCGCCGGGATGCAGGCGTACTTAAACGCAATGGCAAAGAGGTCGTATTTGATGACCCTGCGGTTGCGCTCGCAAATGGCATATCAATTATCGAACAGGAGCTTAGCCCCGTTCCCTCGATGTCAGTTGCGGAGAACATTTACCTGGGGCGTGAACCTACCGGCATTCTTGGACTGATTGATTTTAAGGCAATGAATGCCAAGGCACAGAGTTTGCTGGATGGCTTCAACTTCGGAATCCGTGCCGACACTCTGATGATGGATTTGACCGTAGCACAAATCCAGCTTGTCGAAATCGCCAAGGCCCTGAGCTACAATGCCGAAGTCATCATCATGGATGAACCGACCTCGGCGTTGGGCGAAGCAGAAGCAGATCAGCTTTTTGCCGCTATCGAGACACTTAAATCTCACAACAAAGGTGTGATTTATGTAAGCCATCGCTTATCCGAGATTTTTACGATTTGCGATAGTTATACAGTCCTTAGAGACGGATCGTTTATCGAAGCTGGCGCGCTAGAGGCTATTGATAAGGAACGGCTGATCAATCTTATCGTCGGTCGCCCCCTGGCCGAAGAATTCGTCAAGGAAAATCACCCCCAGGATCACGAGGTATTACGCGTTGAAGAACTTCGGGCTGACCGAGATGTACGCGACGTAAACTTCTTCCTGCGCAAGGGTGAAATTCTTGCGTTATACGGACTTATGGGTTCGGGACGTTCTGAAATTTTTGATCGCCTTTTTGGTTTATCGAAAGAAACTGCCGGGCACATCCTGCTTGACGGAAAACCAGCAACTATCATCGATCCCAAAGGCGCAATCCAGTCGGGTCTGGCATATGTAACCGAGGACCGCAAGGGATCCGGCCTCGTGTTAACCGGTGACGTACGGGAAAACCTGTGCCTGGCGACGCTCGATAAAATGTCCCCTGGCGGCATGATGAATATCCGGGCCGAAAGCCAGGCGGCAGACGGTATGATTGACATGCTGAAGATCAAAACCGCATCGGACAGACTGGGCGTATCGAACCTTTCAGGCGGCAACCAGCAAAAGGTGGTGCTTGGTAAATGGTTTCTGACGGCCCCCACAATCCTATTACTTGATGAGCCAACCCGCGGCGTCGATGTCGGCGCAAAACGCGAAATTTATCGGGTCATGTCTGATTTCGCCCGGCAAGGCGGCAGCATCATCATGATTTCATCGGAAACAGACGAGGTTTTGGGGATGGCCGACCGGGTTATCGTCATGCGCGATGGCCGCGTCGCAGGCGAGGTTAATCGGACAGAAATGTCGGCTGAAAAATTATTGCATCTGGCTGCGTAGGTGCTCCAAGCACCCGTTAAGGCATTGAAAATGCCAACAGTCCTGATGCACAAATGGGAGGAATATCTTGGAACGGCAAATCAAGGGCAACGCACCCGCAGGTGCGGCGCAAAAATACACCCTATCGGATCGCCTCGGATCACAGGCCCAGCGATATGGTATTCTGATTGCGCTTGTCGCGCTCTGTGTTGTTCTGTCGGTTGTCAGCGACAATTTTCTAAGTTCACGTAATATTATCAATGTATTGCGGCAAACTTCGATTAACGGGATTCTGGCAATCGGGATGACTTTTGTCATTCTCACACGGGGCATAGACCTGTCGGTCGGCTCCGTCGTTGCGCTGACCGGTGTCGTTTCGGCAAGTTTTGCAACAACGTCTGCTTCGGGTTTTATTCCCGGCACCCCATACATGCCGTTAATTCCAGTGGTCATTGGCGTATTGACGGGTATTGCCATGGGGGCGCTGTCGGGTCTTGCTGTTGCTCGCTATGGCGTGCCGGCATTTGTTGCAACACTCGGCATGCTCTCGGCGGCGCGTGGCCTGACACTGATTTACGCCGATGGTCGCCCAATTCCCGCCCTGACTGATGGCTACCGGTGGATGGGTACAGGTGATATCGCCAATATCCCGGTTCCCATCATTTTGTTTGCTCTGGTCTTTATCGTCTCCCATTTCGTCCTGACCCGTACCCGTTTTGGTCGGCATATCTATGCCGTTGGCGGAAACCCGCATGCGGCCAAAGTCTCGGGATTGTCTGTCAACCGCATCCGGTTTTGCGTTTACCTGATTTCAGGTGCCCTGGCAGGCATTGCCGGCATAGTTTTGGCAGCCCGTACGGGTTCTGCATTGCCGCAAGCCGGCGTTGCCTATGAACTGGATGCGATTGCTGCAGTTGTGATTGGTGGAACCAGCCTTGCCGGTGGCGTCGGGCGGGTCAGCGGTACGGTGATCGGCGCGCTTTTAATTGGCGTGATGAATAACGGCCTCGATCTGCTGGGTGTCGAATCATACTACCAGCAAGTGATCAAAGGCGGACTAATCGTCGCTGCGGTGATGCTCGACCGCTCGCGCCGAACCGAGAGCTGATTACAACGCTCTTACCTCAATGGCTTCCGACAAAAACTGTTCCAATCAGCCGGAAGTCTTATTTCCTAAAATAATGTCAATCAGGGAGGAACTAACATGACATTTCGTAAACTTTCCACAACTGTAAGTGCCCTTGTGATCGGCCTGTCGCTTGCCACTGCGGCCAGCGCAAAGGACGGGGCGATCAAAATTGGCGCTGCCGTTTACGGGCTGAATGCCGAATTCATGCAACTTTGGGCCGATGCCGCCGAAAATCATCCGGCGGTGAAATCCGGCCTCGTCGATCTGACCGTATTTGACGGCCGCTATGACGCGCTGGTCCAGCAAGACCAGTTTGAAACCATGATCACCCAGGGCTACGACGCCATTGTTTTTGTGCCGATTGACATCGACGCTGGTGCAACTGCCGTTGAACTTGCCCACGAGGCAGGCATCCCGGTAGTTGGGTCCAACACAATGGTAAACAGCAAGCTGCTAACGTCCTATGTTGGCTCGGATGATGTCCAGGCGGGTTACATGGAAGCCAAGTCCGTTTTGGATAAAATGGGCTGCAAGGGCAATGTCGTCATTCTCGAGGGCCCAATTGGTCAGTCCGCCCAAATCCAGCGCGGCGAGGGCAACAAAAAAGCACTTGCCGAATGCCCCGATGTCAAAGTTCTCGAACAGCAAACCGCCAACTGGTCACGGGCAGAAGCACAAAGCCTGATGGAAAACTGGCTGACAGCACACGACAAGGAAATCAACGGCGTAATCGGGCAGAATGATGAAATGGCGCTGGGCGCAATTGAAGCAATCAAATCTGCCGGTCTCAACGTAAGTGACTTTGCCATTGCCGGTGTTGATGGCGTGACCGATGCGTTAAACGCGGTCAAGGAAGGCTCTATGGCGTCTATCCTGCAGGATGGCGCAGCCCAGGCACAGGGTGCGATCGATGTTGCAATCAAAGCGGTCAAGCCGGATTACGAGCCCATGTCCGAAATTTGGAAACAATACCCGCAAATGACCTGGGAAGACGGCAAAAAGACGGAATACAACGTGCCTTGGACACCGGTAACACTCGAAAATGTCGATGCGCTGCTCGCCAAGCGCAAATGACACTGATTTGACATCTGGGTGCCTGGACACATAGCGCGCCCAAGCACCCAGAAAGCAACATATGTTACTCCCCCTGAACGAAAGGAGCAGTTATGGCTGACCCCCTGGATTTTTCGCTAGCAGGCAAGACTGCTATTGTCACAGGTGCTGCATCCGGTATTGGCGCTGCCATCGCAGAAGCCTACGCTGCTAAAGGAGCACGCGTGGCATTGCTGGACATGAATGTCGAGGCGGCAACGGCGAAAGCCAAAGCCCTTGGAAAGGGCGCCAGAGCTTTTGAATGCAACGTTACTGAATCCGACAGCATCAATGCCGCTATCCAGGCCGTGAATGACAGCTTCGGTAACATCGATATTCTTGTAAATTCTGCCGGAATTGTGGATTTGGCCCCGGCCGAAACACTTTCGCTGCCTGCCTGGCAACGCACACTTGATGTGAACCTTACAGGAAGTTTTCTGATCGCGCAGGCCGTTGGCAACATCATGATCAAGGCCGCCCGTGGAGGGCGCATTATCAATCTGGCCTCACAGGCAGGCTCCGTCGCGATTGATGGGCACGTCGCATATTGTGCGTCCAAATTTGCCATTATCGGCGTGACCAAGACCCTTGCACTGGAATGGGGCAAACACGGCATTACCGTAAACTCGATCTCTCCAACTGTAGTTCTGACCGAACTCGGCCGCAAGGCTTGGGATGGCCCGAAAGGCGATGCAATGAAAGCACAAATTCCTTCCGGTCGGTTTGCCGAACCCGAGGAAATTGCTGCCGCGGCCGTCTTTCTCGCATCAGATGCCGCAGCAATGATTAACGGTGCCGATCTGCTTGTAGATGGCGGATATACTGTAAAATAATGAACGATCAGAATGATTTGAAAGGGAATACGTTGACCATGCAGCGTTTCATCAACGATCCCGACGATATCGTCGACGAGACCGTCGCGGGCTTTGTCAAAGCCCATAGTGACCTGGTCCGCAAAGACTCCGAAAACAATCGTGTTGTGGTGTCGCGTTTTGCCCCGCAGGAAGGAAAAGTCGGCATCGTCACAGGCGGCGGTTCCGGTCACGAACCAGCCTTTGTCGGCTATGTTGGTCAAAACATGGTGGATGCCGTCGCGATCGGAGAGCTGTTTTCCTCGCCAACGGCAAAAAGTTTCGCAGATGCAATTCGTGCCGCAGATGGTGGTGCTGGTGTTGCGGTTCTGTATGGTAACTATGCTGGCGACAACATGAATGTTCGCATGGCCAGCGAGATGGTCGAACCCGACGGTATCGAAGTGGCGACCGTCGTTGCAAACGACGATGTTTGTTCGGCCCCGGCAAACGAACGCGAAAAGCGCCGGGGTGTCGCCGGTGAGATTTTCATGTGGAAAATTGCTGGCGCCAAGGCCGCCCTTGGCGGGTCGCTCACCGAAGTCAAAAGCGCTGCACAAAAGGCCATTGATGCGTGTCGTTCCGTCGGGGTCGGACTGGGTCCCTGCACCCTGCCCGCCTTGGGACACCCGAATTTCCAGATCGAAAATGGAACAATGGAAGTCGGTATTGGGCATCACGGTGAACCTGGCACGCGGATCGAACCGCTTAAATCCGCAGATGCTGTAGCTGATGATATGCTCAAGATCGTGCTTGACGATCACAACCTGCCCGAAGGCACCGAGGTTGCCGTTCTGGTATCGGGTCTTGGTGCCACGCCGGTAAACGAACTTTATGTCCTTTATGACCGTATTGAGGTAGGGCTGGAAAAAGCCGGGCTAAACGTTCATCGTGCTTTTGTTGGTAATTATTTTACCTCGCTTGAAATGGTAGGGGCTACCCTGACGGTGATGGCGCTGGATGATGAACTCCAGTCCCTGCTTGATATCAGTTGCGCCTCGCCCGGCTTGTCTCTATCTGGCGGCATTGCTGAGCCAATTGGCAAAATCGGCACCCGCCGGCATCGGGGAGAAGAAGCCCGCCGCAGCACCCTGTCTGTACCGCAAGCCCCCGAAGCAATAGAGCTGCAAAAACTTGCTCTGAACTCTGCATCGGGAATTGTCGAAGAACTGGCAGCTGTCATTGTCGCCAACAAGACCCATCTTTCAGATATTGACGGGCTGATTGGAGATGGCGATCACGGTATTAATATGGCCAAGGGTTTTGGTCGTGCGGCGGATCAGATTGCCGGAAAGAACATCCCGTTGTCGGCCGCGTTCGAAAAACTATCCGATATATTAATGTCGGAAATCGGCGGATCAATGGGGCCTCTTTACGGTTTTGTCTTTCGCAACATGGCCCTGTCAATTGAAAATCGCAATGCCATTGATGCAGAAGGAATTTCTGCCATGCTTAATGCTGGCCTTCAGGGGGTACGCACGACAGGGGGGGCAAAAATTGGCGATAAAACCCTGATCGACTGTTTTGTTCCCGCTGTCGAAGCCTTTGACGCCAGCAAAGGCCAAGGGATCCTGCCAGCTCTTTCAGCAATGTGCAAAGCCGCCGAAGCAGGGCGCAACAGCACCGTTGATATGGTAGCGAAACTCGGCCGTGCAGCCCGTTTGGGTGAACGCTCTCGCGGTGTTCCAGATGCCGGAGCAACATCGTGCTGCCTGATCCTCAATGAACTGGCCGCAGCAATCTCGCGTCGTGTAACCGCAGCCTGATGCAAAGGGTCCTCCCTGACGACAGGCAGGACCCTTCTTCTTTATGACAAAGGCTTGCTCCCGATAGGACGGGCATGCGATAAATGCCGACCATGCAATCATTTACACGTCATGACCTCGCATCTTTATTTCGCAGTTTCGCTGCTCGTATGTTTGACGAGCGGGCCAGCCTTGGTGTGCTTGATGGCGAAATCGGTGACGCGGATCACGGTGTGGCAATGGCTGGCGGTTTTGAAGCCGCGGCGAAGTCTCTTGTTGAAACCGATGATGGCAGCCAAACACTGGGCGAAGGTTTTTCGCTAGCTGCAAACGCACTATTGAATGCAGTAGGTGCAACAACAGGACCACTGTATGCCAGCGCACTTTTGCGCGCTAGCACCCTGTTTGGTGATACCAAAGAGGTTCCATTTGAACGTTTGCCCGAAATCATCATTGCCATGTGCGAAGGCATTGAAACACGCGGGCATGCCAAACCGGGTGACAAAACCATGATCGATGCATGGTCTCCAGCCTCCCATTCTGTCCGCCTCGGGCTGGAACATGGGGCGGACACGGTTTGCATTCTGGAGCAAGCTGCCCAGAAAGCTGCAGAAGGAGCCACATCAACACGGGCAATGATGGCAGCACGTGGTCGCGCAGCACGCCTTGGCCCCCGCAGCATCGGACATCTTGACCCCGGGGCAGTGTCCGCAGCCGCATTGATTGATGCCATGGCAACATGGGCTGCGTTCGCAACATCAAAGGATGTTTCATGAGCGCGCGGAAGGTGCAACGCGGCTCAAATAATTCCACAAATGTACGCCCGCCCTTGCGGTTTGGCGATGATCTGTTGTTATGGGCAGCCTGGCTTTATTACGAAGAAGGCCTCACCCAGGGGGAGATCGCTGACCACATGGGGGTTTCACGGCCATCGGTCAATGCTTACCTTGCTGATGCCCGTGTACGGGGTATCGTCAATATTGAAATTGCCCCCGAACGGTTTCGTGCTCTAAGTATTGCGCGCGACCTCCAGGAACATTTCGGGCTTGACGACTGTTTTGTCATTCCCTCTACCGGAAGCGACAGCCCGCTCGTCGATCGCCTTGGTTCTGCTGCGGCACAGGTTCTGACACGCATTACACGATCAGGAGATACGATTGCCGTAACATGGGGACGCACCATGCTGGCAACGGCCAATCACCTAAAAATACACTCACTTCAGGATTTGCGGGTAATTCAGGCTACCGGCGGCACGACGGCCAAAATCCCATGGACCCCGGAAGCCTGCGCAACACGTCTTGCTGATGCTATTGGCGCCCGCTGTATTCCACTATCTGCACCGGCAATTGTTTCTTCGTCGGCAATGCGTGATCTTCTGATAAAGGAATCTGTTCTGTCAGAGCAGATGGAAGTCCTCGCCGAAGCGAACCGCATCGTTTTGGGAATTTCATCTCTTCGACCTGAAAGTACGATCCATACAAGCGGTTTTTTTGACGGTATTGCCATGCACGAGCATTATCATGATGCCGTGGGAAGCATTGCCGGACGTCTGATATCTGCCACAGGACAGGCTGTTGACGGCCCTCTGGAAGGACGGGTCATTGGTATTGGCCTGGACGAAGTCCTTGCAATCCGCAGCCGTATAGGCGTGGCCGGGGGGATGGACAAGGTCCAGGCAATCCTCGCCGCACTCAGAGGCGGCTATGTCAACATCATGGTAACTGATGCCGATACGGCCCGGGCCATTCTAACATCCGAAGGTGTTGAAAAAGGACGACCTCGCCCTTCTGAAGCGTCTCCGGCGGCCTTGCCTGAACGGGTGCAGGTAAAGAAGTTTTTGAACCGCCCAAAGGATGCGGTGGATGAAAGCATCGCAGGGGCGCTGCTGGCCCATGAAAAATGTCTCGCACCGATTAAAGGAACAACACGCGCCCTGCGTGCCTTAGATGGTCCCAGAACCGGAAAAGTTGGCTTGGTTATTGGTGGCGGATCTGGCCACGAGCCCGGATTTCTCGGCTATGTCGGCCGTGGGTTGGCCGACGCTGTAGCAATCGGCAACGTTTTTGCCTCACCCCCGCCCGATCCGATCCTCGCTGCCACGCTTGCGGCAGATGGCGGTGCAGGTGTGCTGCACATTATCGGAAACTTTTCCGGTGATCTCATGAACTTTGAGATGGCTGCCGAGATGGCAAAAGCACATGGTGTGCTCGTTAAGACTGTCATCACGACAGATGACGTTGCCTCTGCGCCAGCAGATGCCCGCGCGGCACGTCGTGGTGTCGCAGGCAATGTGTTTGTGTTCAAAATTGCCGGCGCAGCCTGCGACCGCATGCTTCCTATGGAAACCTGCTTTGCACTGGCACAACGGGCGAACGAACGTTGTTATACAATGGGTGTTGCCCTCGAACCGGGTGCTTCCCTGGATACGCGACGCCCAAGCTTTATTCTTGGCCCTGATGACATGGAAATAGGTGTTGGCGTTCATGGCGAGCCAGGTATTGCCCGCGCTCATATCGCAACAGCAGATGAAACAGCTGACATGATTGTAGACCGTCTTCTGGATGAAATGCGTCCAGCAGAAGGTGACGAGGTAGCAATATTGGTCAATTCGCTTGGCAGTACACCACACATGGAACTGTACATACTTAATCGTCGCCTGCGAGAAAGGCTTAAAACCCGCCGAATCAAAGCCCATGTAACACTGATTGGTCATTATTACACGTCACTTGATATGGCCGGAGTTTCCGTAACCATGATGCACTTGGACCCGGAGCTAAAGGTCCTTTTGGATCATCCATGCACCAGCCCGGCAATTACAATATCCTGAGGCTGCCAATAGTTTATGCTGACCGGAGTAACCCTCGCATTTACTTTCGGTTGTCACGGGATGTCAGAAGCCCAATATGGCATTATGAACATTGACCTGTACCCCCAACGCAGAAACGCCGTACTCTATTGGAGTACGGCGTTTTTGTATCATTTGCGATTTAGGGAATACGAATTGATTGTGTTTAGAAGGCCCGGCGGTGACCTACTCTCCCGTGCCTTAAGACAAAGTACCATCGGCGCAGGCAGGTTTCACTTCTGAGTTCGAGAAGGGATCAGGTGGTTCCCGGCCGCTATGGCCACCGGGCCGTCGAAACACAATCTGAGAACGGTGTATGTGATCGTTTTTTGGTGCGATAATTTCTGTTTGTGCATGGCGGATTTTACCGCTGCGCAAGATATGCAGATTATTCAATTAGCAAGAGGGATCAATCAAGCCGATCGATCAATTAGTACTGGTTAGCTTCACACATTGCTGCGCTTCCACACCCAGCCTATCAACCTGGTGGTCTTCCAGGGATCTGATAGGGATACCTAGTCTTGAAGGGGGCTTCCCACTTAGATGCTGTCAGCGGTTATCCCTTCCGCACTTAGCTACCCGGCGATGCTCCTGGCGGAACAACCGGTACACCAGAGGTGCGTCCATCCCGGTCCTCTCGTACTAGGGACAGCTCTTCTCAAGTATCCTACGCCCACGGCAGATAGGGACCGAACTGTCTCACGACGTTCTAAACCCAGCTCACGTACCACTTTAATTGGCGAACAGCCAAACCCTTGGGACCTGCTCCAGCCCCAGGATGTGATGAGCCGACATCGAGGTGCCAAACACTCCCGTCGATGTGGACTCTTGGGGAGTATCAGCCTGTTATCCCCGGCGTACCTTTTATCCGTTGAGCGATGGCCCTTCCACGCGGGACCACCGGATCACTATGGTCCGCCCGCTGACATTGATGATTATCGACAGCCGAAATTTAATCGCC
This genomic window from Thalassospira marina contains:
- a CDS encoding bifunctional sugar-binding transcriptional regulator/dihydroxyacetone kinase subunit DhaK; amino-acid sequence: MSARKVQRGSNNSTNVRPPLRFGDDLLLWAAWLYYEEGLTQGEIADHMGVSRPSVNAYLADARVRGIVNIEIAPERFRALSIARDLQEHFGLDDCFVIPSTGSDSPLVDRLGSAAAQVLTRITRSGDTIAVTWGRTMLATANHLKIHSLQDLRVIQATGGTTAKIPWTPEACATRLADAIGARCIPLSAPAIVSSSAMRDLLIKESVLSEQMEVLAEANRIVLGISSLRPESTIHTSGFFDGIAMHEHYHDAVGSIAGRLISATGQAVDGPLEGRVIGIGLDEVLAIRSRIGVAGGMDKVQAILAALRGGYVNIMVTDADTARAILTSEGVEKGRPRPSEASPAALPERVQVKKFLNRPKDAVDESIAGALLAHEKCLAPIKGTTRALRALDGPRTGKVGLVIGGGSGHEPGFLGYVGRGLADAVAIGNVFASPPPDPILAATLAADGGAGVLHIIGNFSGDLMNFEMAAEMAKAHGVLVKTVITTDDVASAPADARAARRGVAGNVFVFKIAGAACDRMLPMETCFALAQRANERCYTMGVALEPGASLDTRRPSFILGPDDMEIGVGVHGEPGIARAHIATADETADMIVDRLLDEMRPAEGDEVAILVNSLGSTPHMELYILNRRLRERLKTRRIKAHVTLIGHYYTSLDMAGVSVTMMHLDPELKVLLDHPCTSPAITIS